A single genomic interval of Anopheles marshallii chromosome 2, idAnoMarsDA_429_01, whole genome shotgun sequence harbors:
- the LOC128708174 gene encoding protein NASP homolog — protein sequence MAEKSETLVTKEERINEAKELFGRGSRNYCMKQYADAADDLSECCSIYSEVHGPNAEELGLPYLMYAKSLIALGKDENNLIVAEDAEDEEDDDDDEEEEGENEGDEKKQAENTDKEEKDEEMDAKEPSHEDGEGTAMEQEDEKDDTEDKAEQTEVSEPVVAGTSGTKDVNGEPQPGPSTSNGETCVQEDSADNLQVAWEILELAVSIFQQQGEKGYENLPECYTELAGISFENSFFKEAIKDYVKALEIYKKTKQPDLRLLAEVNYKVGLCYMMEKEFEESIKSFQGAVSELEKVVEEEKAKEQTDDIKETILDLEQMKMEILEKITDVEDAMKTPIEDVKRELSKILVSGEGESNGKDLNNGAGTSSATGSSNGCSSKPTGATSSKPANDISHLIKRKKPDSVTTEVEGSPAKKTASETENVAASNNSSA from the exons atggctgagaAATCGGAAACACTTGTCACTAAGGAGGAGCGAATTAATGAAGCAAAGGAACTGTTTGGTCGCGGTAGTCGAAACTATTGTATGAAACAGTACGCGGACGCGGCCGACGATTTAAGTGAATGCTGTTCCATCTACTCCGAGGTGCACGGGCCGAATGCGGAAGAATTAGGATTGCCTTATCTAATGTATGCCAAATCTCTGATTGCCCTCGGGAAAGATGAGAACAATCTGATCGTTGCGGAGGACGCCGAAGACGAggaggatgacgatgacgatgaggaaGAGGAGGGAGAGAACGAAGGCGACGagaaaaaacaagcagaaaatactgataaagaagaaaaagatgaaGAGATGGATGCGAAGGAGCCATCACATGAGGATGGAGAAGGTACAGCCATGGAACAAGAAGATGAAAAAGATGATACCGAGGACAAGGCCGAACAGACAGAAGTCTCTGAACCAGTTGTAGCAGGAACCAGCGGCACGAAGGATGTAAACGGTGAGCCACAGCCGGGACCTTCAACTTCCAACGGAGAAACCTGTGTGCAGGAGGATTCCGCCGACAATTTGCAGGTTGCCTGGGAAATCCTTGAACTGGCAGTCAGCATCTTCCAGCAACAGGGAGAAAAAGGATACGAAAATCTTCCCGAATGCTACACAGAATTGGCTGGCATTTCCTTTGAAAACAGTTTCTTCAAGGAAGCTATCAAGGATTACG TGAAAGCATTAGAGAtttacaagaaaacaaaacaacccgaCCTGCGTTTGCTGGCCGAAGTGAACTACAAAGTTGGTTTGTGCTACATGATGGAGAAAGAGTTCGAGGAGTCGATAAAATCGTTCCAAGGCGCTGTATCGGAGCTGGAGAAGGTGGTAGAGGAGGAAAAAGCGAAAGAGCAGACTGATGacattaaagaaactattttggaTCTGgagcaaatgaaaatggaaattttagaAAAGATTACGGATGTCGAAGATGCGATGAAAACG cCCATAGAAGATGTAAAACGAGAGCTTTCAAAGATCCTCGTTTCCGGCGAGGGTGAATCTAATGGCAAGGATCTAAACAATGGTGCCGGTACCTCTTCTGCAACGGGTAGCTCTAATGGTTGCAGTTCCAAGCCCACGGGAGCTACCTCCTCAAAGCCGGCAAATGATATTTCGCATCTTATCAAGAGAAAGAAACCGGACAGCGTCACCACCGAGGTGGAAGGATCTCCGGCGAAGAAAACCGCTTCGGAAACGGAAAACGTAGCGGCGTCTAATAACTCAAGTGCGTAA